Below is a window of Enterococcus gilvus ATCC BAA-350 DNA.
CTCTTCGTGAATGGCAAGGAGTGTGTCGTTGATCTCCTGCAACATGTTTAAAAAGGACTGGTAGCTGCAATCTAGCTGTTGACTGAGGCTTTGAACGGAATACTCGCCAGCGGGATACCCTTCCATCAGCTGGAAGAAATGAATCTTCTTCTGCTGCTGGCGGGTCAAGAAGAGTTCTCTAAACATAAGAGCCACACCTTTCTATGCTATTTATTCGCTGTTCTTTTTAGGCATCTAAGAAAAAGTGTCTAGAAAATCAGCGATTAGTTACTTAATTAAAACTTATTTATAGGTTAATTCTAGCATAGCTGAAGGCCGTTCATTTTTCTTAGAAATGATGAGTTTATTGGAACGTTCGGTTATTCATGCAATCGTTTTACGGAAGTGTGAGTGGTATGGCTATAGCGACAAAATCGCGGACGAAAGAGTCTAATCTTGTTAAAATGTTCGCTCCTTTTTAACAAACACCAAAATCATTATTTTTCCCTTTAAATTTGGGCGGTCAACAGGAGCGTGAGGAGCAACTTTTTTTATTATTAAGTAAACAGAAAAGCTGCTATAAGTTATTTTTAACGTTATGCCGCTTTTCAGCAGAATTCCACGTGCAAAGCGTCACATAATAGCCGAAGGGAGCGCCTGTTTTTAACGCCTACTGAATTAAACTGCGATCATTAGGGAAGCACATTGAAGGATGAGGTGCTCTTTATTCTATAGGATAGAGAGCACCTTTTTGCTTGTCTAAAGGACCTGTTTTTGTACCTGTCATCACTTTCCTTCTTTTCTATCTAGATTTGTTGTAGGTATGTTCAAAATTTAACACAGTGTGTGCCAATTTATGACGTTGTTTTACAATTGACATTGTTTTATAATTTATTGATTACTAAAAGTTTATTTTTAGGTATTTATATAATGAAAATAAAGCAAAAAACGTCTAATGTAACGGAAAGATAATGGTTCAAAAAATGATATCGGTTTCGTTGATTAGCGAGTTAGGGAAGGTGTTCATAAAAATGAAAAAGAAATTAGTTGTGGTTGGGTTGGTTATGTTACTTGTTCTTCAAATACTTAGTCCAACCTTTGCTTATGCACAAGGGACCACAGAATCAACGACGCAGTCGACGAAGAAGGAGAGCCTCTCTTCAGCGGTGAAACCACCGGCGGCAAGTACGTCGACCGCAGCAACGTCGGCAACGACAGCAACAACAACGACTTCAAGCAGCAAAGACCAAACGGCTGACGGCAACAGCACGGGGTCTTCTGCAGAAGCCACAACGGCGTCAACAACAAAAGAAGCAGCAAAGAAACAAGCGCGTGCAGCTATCGCGGACAATATTTTCAGTTCGGTAAAAATGTACAAAATCAATGGGGATGAAGTAAAGCCGAATGACACGCTGCCCGATATGACCGGGATCAAGCTGGCATTGAAATTCTCGTTCTCTAATAAGAATTATCAGACTGGAGATACCTTCACGACACAATTGCCTGCTCAAGTAGCCATCGCAAAAGATTTATCTGGCGATTTTAGTCCAATGACTTCGGCAAAATGGACGATCGATGCGGCGACGAAGAAATTAACGATCACTTTTTTAGAGGACAATGTTTCCTCAGAAGTTTATGATTTGACGTTGACTACGTCTTTGGAAAAGGTCAACGGCATTGACGAAGAGAACCAGAAAGTCGTTTTTGACACGGCACCCACACCAACGACCTTCTCGATCGATGTGACATCTAGTGTTGATCCAGGGAAAAATACCACTGCCCTCACTATGGATACATTGAATCCGAAGAAGGCGATGATCACTTCCGCGTTCAATTTGGATCGGACGGATAATAACGATCGGATGTACCAAGTGGAAGGCTATAACTATGGCAGCAAAATGAGCTTTGAGTCTGTCAATGTCTATTCCAGCGATGTCGATTTCAATGGCACGCTGGTAGGCAGCAAAACATTATTAACAAAAGACGTTGATTATACAATTACCTATAAAAATGCGGACAGCAATCGACCTGTCGCAGAAATCAAGCTGCTGAAGTCCATCGGGAAAAAAGCGGTCATCGCAGAATCGGTCGTATCCGGTATTGACGGCAACAATTATGTTGATGAATCTGTCGCGGGAAATGAATACAATTATTTTTATGCGTATTCTTATACCAATGAAAATGGCACTCAGTTGAATTACACCAATGCGAGCAAAGCGTTTGTGACGCTGCAGCCGTTAGAAGCAAAAGGGAAGATCAATCCAGACACAGGAAACATTGACTGGGAGATCAACTACAACTTTAATGAGCAGCCGCTGACGACGTCTTCTCAGTTGCTCGCCAATTTGAAAGACCAAGGTGTCGAACTGGTTGACGGTTCTATCAGTATTGAAAAAGTTAAATTTAATTATACGAGTGAAAACAATTACGAGGTCGTTTCTGAAGGCGAGGGCACCTCTGACTTTACGATCACACCTGATGGAAAGGATTCCTTGAGCTTTACGCCTAAGTCGGCGACGACACAAGCGTACATCGTTCGATATTCGACTAAAATTACTGATCCTACTGAACGCGTCATCAAGAACAAAGTAACAAATGGGACGGTAACAAAAGAAGCGCAAGTGAGTCTTATTCCGAATCTATTGTCAAAAGAAGCAGGGACCATCGACATCTTCAATCGTACGATGGAATGGAAGATCACGGTCAATGCTGAAAAATACAAGATGACAAATCCAGTGGTGCATGACTACTTCATTGGTGCGGTCAAGGACTATACGGGATTAACGATCAGCAAGAAAATCTCTGACACGGAATCGGTGCCGTTAGTTGAGAATGTGGACTATAAAGTCACTAAATTTGATGAAAATGGCTCGCCGGTTGGCGCACAGCCAAATGTCAACGGCGCTCCAGATAGCTTCAACGGCGGGGTGCGCATTGATTTCCTAGGGGATTACAACGAGCTGAAGGATACCTTAGTCATCACGATCAAAACGAAGATCGAAACCTCGGCTGAGAAAACCGAGATCAAAAACAAAGCGACGTTGAACTACGGCAATTCTCCAGGCGTCATCGAGTATGATGCGAAAGGGACATTTACTGATCCGTATTACACAGGCGGGGCAAAATTGGCCCAGACAGCAAGTACTTCTGGCGATTACCTTTATCAAAATTGGCTAGTCTTTGTAAATTCGACCGGAGCCAACTTCAACTTAACGAAGATGCAAGATAGTCTGCCAGCAGGAACAGAACTTGTGCCAGGCTCACTCCGCTTTGAAGAAGTGACCAGTCAATCAATGATTGACAACATCCAGCGTTACCTTGGGACGGACTACAATCTGGTTCCAGAAAATTCCGACGCCTACCCAACGAAGATCGATACGGTGAACAATCAGGTCAATCTGGAATTTGGCAATTTAGGCGCTAAACGGGTATACGTGAAATACCGAACCAGAGTCAAACGCGACTGGTATGTCTACAATCGCTTAGACAACGTTGCAAAAGTTACCTATGACGACAAGACACCAGCGGAATACAAAGCAAGCGTGTATGCCTACAATTATGAGTATGCGCTATTGAAGTCCGTTGCCAAAGACCCAGTAAAAGAAAATGTAGCGAACTGGACCGTGACCACGAGAAACATTACAGCAGGCATGCCTGTCCAAGATCCTGAGATCACGGACACATTGACTCCTGGAACGACGAATGCGGCCTATGATCCCACTTCTTTTGTTGTGACGACGGCGACTGGTGAAAAGATCAGCACCGACCATTACCGCTTGTCCTTTACAGGAAATACGTTCAAAATTGCGTTTTCTGATTACAAAGCAGAGAGCAACATTCAAGTAAAATACAATACCGTCAGTGAATTTCCAGGCGGAGTAAAAAACAATTCTCAAGTGAATTCTTCAAGCTATGGCGCGCTGAATGCCTATTACCGCCAAGCCAATACGGCTGTCAATCTAAGCTTTACAAACGGCAGCGGAACGGGTGTGGTGAAAACTGCGGACCTAGACGTGTTGAAAGTGAATGAGAAGGATGAGGGATTAGCAGGTGCGACCTTTGAGATCCTTAAAGAAGACGGAACAGAGACGGGCTTGAAAGCAGATACGGATGCCGAGGGCAAACTGTCCTTTACAGGCTTGCCGCTGGGCGAGTACTTGCTGAAGGAAAGCAAAGCACCAAACGGCTACGAGATCAATCCAGAGTATAAAGATGGAAAAGCGATCACGTTGACAGAGAATATGGCGGCGATCAAAGTCGTTAATAAAGAAACGGTCGCAAACAGTGTCGAGCTGACTAAAACGGATGAACAAACGAAGGACGTCTTAGCAGGTGCAAAATTCCGTCTAGAAAAAGCGGATGGCACTGTCATCAGCGAGAACCACGAAACAGGAACTGACGGACGCTTCACCGTGAAGGATCTGACGATCGGAGACTACCAACTTGTGGAGACTGAAGCACCGACAGGCTACGCGCTGAATAAGACACCTGTGACCTTCTCGATCACCGAACGTCAAGGTCAAGTTGTCAATGTGACGAAAACCAACACCTTGTCGACCGGTTCAGTTATTTTGACCAAAGTGGATGAGCAGTCGAAGGAAACACTAAAAGGCGCGACCTTCCAATTACAGGACAAGGATGGAAAGACGCTGCAAGCGGATCTGATCACGGACGGCAACGGGAAATTAGAAGTTGCAGATTTGGCTCCTGGAGATTACCAATTTGTGGAGACCCAAGCACCAACGGGTTACGAGAAAGACGCGTCACCACTAGAATTCACGATCACGAAAGCCCAGTCTAAAGCAGCAGAAGTAGAGAAAACCAATGCGAAGACACCTGTGAAACCAGGTTCGATCACCTTAACGAAGACGGACGAAAAAACGGGAGAAGCATTGTCTGGTGCGACCTTTGAGCTGAAAAATGAGAAAGGGACTGTGTTAGAGTCTGATCTTGTGACCGACAAATCAGGGAAAATCGTCCTTGAAACACAGGCGCCCGGCACCTATCAATTGGTTGAGACAGAAGCACCAACAGGCTACGTGAAGGATACGACGCCCGTGACCTTTACAGTGAAGGATCAAGCAGAAACGATCGAACTGAAAAAGACTAATAAGGCCATCGTCACTGGCGCAGTGATTTTAGAAAAAATCGATGAAGCGACGAAACAGCCTCTACCTGGCGCAGAATTTGAGTTGCAAACGCAAGAAGGCAAAACGATCAAAACGGATACGATGAGTACGGACGACAATGGCCGTTTAGCAGTGGAAAAATTGGCCCCAGGTAAGTACCAATTTGTGGAAACCAAAGCGCCAGCCGGGTATCAACTGGATGCTAAGCCTGTGACATTTACCATCAAAGCAGACCAAACAAGTCCTGTATACGTAACGAAAACGAATAAGGGCAAGACGATCGACGGTCTTACTTGTACCGTGGCATTGAGAAAAATAGACAGCAAAACGGGTGAAGGCTTAGCCGATGCGACGTTTGCTTTGCAAGACCAACGAGGCAACGTCTTAAAAGAAAATTTGAAGACCGATAAAACAGGGACGCTTGTTGTATCGGACTTAGAACCAGGCAAGTATCAACTAGCAGAGACAGAGGCACCTAAGGGCTATATCTTGAACACGAAACCAGTGACCTTCCAATTGACGACTGCGAAGAAACGAGTAGTGACAGTCAGAAAGGAAAACGTCAAGAAACGGACAAGTGCCAAAGAGAAGGAGAAGGGCGGAACACAAACGTCGGATACGAACAAGTCACACACCACATATGGAAGCAATTACAGTGGTCGTAACCATACGTATCTGCCTAAAACAGGCGAACAAAAATCAATGATCCTAGTGATCATGGGTGTTGTCGTGTTGCTTCTTTTAGCAGGGATCGTCTACATCAAACGTAAAAAATAAGTAACCAAAGATCCGGCTAGTCGACAGACTGGTCGGATCTTTGTCTCTCAGGGCAGCACATGGTATCTTTAAAGGAAATGGAAACGGAGATCGGTCAGGAAAGAATCCGATGTGGTTCTATTAAGGGCGTGTCGTTTCGCAGGGGCAAGAAGCAGGAGGTGCAGAGGAATGAAAAAATCGCAATGGTACAGTGATCAGTGGGGAAAGCCGACACATGACGATCGCTTGCTGTTTTTATTGCTGACGGTGGGGGTTTTTCAAGCAGGGTTAAGCTGGCAAGCTGCCGCAGGCAAACGAACGGTGTTTGAACGGAATTTTTGCGGCATGGATTTTCGCAAAGTTGCGGCTTTCTTCCCAGAAGATGTCGAGCAGATCGCCAAGGACCCTGAGATGATCCGCAATCATCGAAAGATCAAGGCAGTGGTGCAAAACGCACGTGCGATCGTAGGGCTCTTAGACGATTACGACAGCTTCGCAGCGTATCTGTGGGATTTTGTCGGCGGTGTGCCCATCCTTCATACGTATGAAATGTCTGATGAGGTTCCGAATACCTTGCCGGAGGCGACAGTGATCGCCAAGGACATGAAAAAAAGAGGCTTCACCTTCGTCGGCCCCGTGGTCACCTGCATGTTCCTAAAAGCGGCGGGGATCATCCAAGACCAAGTCATGGCGTAAAAAATAGAAAGTACCGTTTATGTTGTAGGCTCCCTACAGCATAAACGGTACTTTTTTTAAATGCTTTCGATGCGTTTGATGCCATTTTTGTACATTTCATCCATCAGCTTCTTATCGGTCTGATCGTCGGTGATCAGCAAGTCGATCTGGTCAAGCGGCAGGAAGGTGTACAGGGCACGGCGCCCGATCTTTGTGTGATCGGTCACGACGATCTTCTTTGCGGAGGCATCGATCATGTTTTTCTTCGTGGTGATCAGCAGCTCATTAAAATGCGTCAAGCCCTTTTCGACATTGAGGGCAGGCGTGGCAATGAAGACCTTATCGACACTTAGCTGTTTAAGGGAGTCATTGGCAATTTGTCCGTTCAACATAAAGCTGTCATGGAAAAGGGTCCCGCCAGTAACGATGGTGGTGATGTTTCGATTGGAGCGCAAGACAGAGGCGATATTGACATCGTTGGTGATGATCGTAATGTCCTGCAGCTGGGGCATCTCATTTAGAGTTCGTGCGATCTGTAGAGTCGTCGTCCCCGAATCTAAGATGATGGCTTCCCCGCTGTTGATGTAATTCGTGGCGTACTTTCCGATACGGGTCTTCTCCAGCATATTTTCAGTGGCACGATCTTCAAAGGCGGGTTCGTCCTGTTTGATGCTTGCGGGAACGACGCCGCCGTGAATCCTGACGACTGAGCCTTGCGCTTCAAGTTCATCAAGATCTCTGCGGATCGTCGTCTCATGCACTTTAAAAAGTTCAGACAATTGGGATACAGAGATAAATTGCTTCTTCTCAATGGTTTCCAGTAATTTTATTCGACGCTCTCCTGTTAGCATTTTTCTTCATCCTCTCGCTTTCACAGTAACAATTGTTACTTGAGAAAGGCGTTTTCATCCCCTAGTCTATGGAAAATAATGGAAAGTGTCAATATATAAAGCCTCTAAACGTGCAAAAACGAGCTTTTATGAGTGTTTCTATTCTGACAATCATTTAAGGAGACGAGCGGGGGACTTCGGACGTTAAAGTAGTCCAATCAACCAGAAGCGTGTTTTTTTATATCAAGAAAAAGATTGACGAGTCAAATAATCGAAGGCTTTCACCATGATATTTTAAAAATAAAGCGTTTACAAAGAGTTGTATTCGATGTTATACTCGTTAACGAGCGAAAAAGAGTTTTAACGAGCGCTCGAAAACGAGGAGGGAAATGAATGGGACAGTCGGTTGAATCAACAGTTTTTAGTCTGGTTGAGCCAGGAGTAATTAAAGAAGTAACTAAAACGCGAGCCCTTCCAGATGGTTGGGTAGCGGTAGAACCAACATATGCAAGTATCTGCCATGCAGATCTAAGATATTTCGCAGGGCTGCGTCGTCCAGAGGCGTTAGCGAAGAAATTACCGATGGCGCTGCTGCACGAAGGAATCGGTGTCGTGACAGACAGCCAATCGGAAAAATTCTCCGTGGGGGATCGGGTCGTTGTTGTACCGAATATCCCTGGTCAGATCCTGCATCCAGAGATCGATCAGAAGCCGGATGTGCCGGTGAATTATTCAAAAGGGAACGCCTTTTTAGGGAGCGGTTACGATGGCATGGCGCAAAGTCGTCTAGTCCACCCAGAAGAATGTCTGGTACGAATTCCAGAGGAGATTCCTAATGAGATCGCTGTGTTAGCGGAACTTTCGTCTGTTTCTCATCATGCGATCAGTCATGTTGAAGACAAATTGAAAAAAGCCGATACACGAGTGGCACTTTTTGGAGATGGCCCTGTCGGCTACTTTACGGCAGTGATGTTGAAATACTTATATGGAGTAGACGCGGAGCGCTTTGTTGTCTTTGGTGCCGCAGATGATAAGCTCGCTAATTTTGATTTCGCGCGAACAGAAAATGTTTTGACTTACGATTTTGAACATTCATCAGAGAAATTTGATGTTTTGATCGAATGTACTGGCGGAAAATTCAGCGAAAGTGCATTGAACCAGGCGATCGAGATCGCGGATTCGTTAGCAGACATCATTTTCATGGGTGTTACAGAAGAATTAGTTCCGATCGACACACGGGATATTTTGGAAAAGGGCATCACGGCTCACGGAAGCAGCCGGTCCTCAACGCGTGATTTTGAAGCAGTCGTTGAAGGCATGAAAAAACCTGAGTACCGAGCAGCGTTGAGTAAAATCTTGCCTGAGCAGATCGTTGAGATCTCGGCAGGCGAAGACTTTAGAAAAATGATGGCGAAGTTTGTTGAGAACCCAGGCTGGAACAAAACAGTGATGCACTTTAATTGGTAACAGAGACGAGAAAAGAGAGGTGTCGTAGATGACAGGAATATTGATCGTTACTCATGGCGAGATGGCGACAGGGATCATGGATAGCTTGAGCCTGATCATGGGCGAGCAGGAGCAATACCAGACATTGGGTCTGAAGCACGGCGATGACATTGTAGAATTCAGTGAAAAGATCCAAGCAGGGATCTGTGCACTGGATAAAGGAGACGGGGTATTGGTGCTGGTCGATTTGTTTTCAGCAAGTCCTTACAACCAAGCGGCCCTTTGCTTCAATAAGTTGAAGGACCACCGCTACCGTTTGATCTCTGGCGTGAATCTGCCAATGATCATCGAATCCTTCAATCAGCGGATGATCGGTGCGGATCTGGACACGATGTATCAAGCAGCGATGACCGCAGGCAAGGATGGGATCAAAGAATTTTTAGAGGAAATGGCGAAGCTGGAGAATAAAGCGAATCTATAAAAAATAGATCCTATAAAAAGAAGAATGGATGTGTAGAAATGGGAGAAATCGTATTAGCAAGAATCGATGATCGTTTGATTCATGGGCAGGTAATGACAGCCTGGCTGCAATTTACCGGAGGAAACCACATCGTTATCGTGGATGACGCAACAGCAGGGGATGAGTTCACGAAGTCGATCATGTCAATGGCTGTACCAAACGGCATCAAGTTGTCGATTTTAGGTGTAGCAGACGGCGCGGAATTATTAGCCGCGATTCCAGACGGACACCGCATCATTGTTTTGGCGAAAGAGCCGCAAACGTACTTGCAGCTGATCGAAAAGGGCGTGACCTTCGATGAGATCATCATTGGCGGCATGGGCGCACGGAAAGACCGCAAGACGTTCCACAAAAATATCTCGGCTTCTGAAGAAGAAAAGGAAACCTTCCGAGGAATCATCTCGCACGGCGTAAAAATGAAGATTCATGTTATTCCTGACCAAGGGTCACAAGCAATTGAAGGATTGCTATAAAATAATTTCATAAAGGAAGTGGAGAAATGAAAATTAGTCTTATCCAAGCAATTTTAATCGGTGTCGTTTATTATCTTGGAATCAATGGGACCCCCTGGCTCTCATTGGTGGGGACCCATGGATGGATGCGTCCATTAGTCAATGGGACGGTGGTAGGGTTGATCTTGGGTGACCCCGTTCAAGGATGTATCATCGGGGCAGCGATCAACTTACCGTATCTAGCCTTTATCTCAGCCGGTGGGACTGTAGCGATGGACCCAGCACTTGCAGGGACATTGGGCACGGCGTTGGCAATGGCGGCAAAAGTTGAACCGGCTGTTGCTGTGACATTGGCTGTACCGATCGGATTATTAGGGACACTGATCTGGGTAGCGCATATGACGGTAGATATTACGTTCGTCCATATGGCGGATAAAGCAGCTGAAGAAGGGAAAATCGATCGGATCAACTGGCTTCACATCGTTCCACCGCAATTATTTTTACTATTGATCACTGTTGTACCGGTTGCACTGGCGGCTTATCTAGGCGCGGATGCAGTAGAAGGAATCGTAGACGCGTTGAGCGGTCGTCCGTTGGATGTTCTTTCAGCGATCGGCGGGATTCTGCCAGCGTTAGGGATCGCGATGAACTTACGTGCCATGAATGGCAAGGGAACGCTGTTGTTCTTTACCTTTGGCTTTATGCTTGCCATCTACTCTGGCTTGCCATCTGTGCCGATCGCTGTATTCGCAGGGATCATCGGGTATGTCTTCACGGAGTTGTATTTGAAAGATAAAAATGGAGGGCTGGTGTAATGGATCAGACTGCAGAAGTAAAAAAAGAAAAGCTATTAACGAAAAAAGACGTTGTGAAAGCCTTCTGGCGTTGGACCTTCTTTTCTCACGCCAATTATAACTATGAGCGTCTGCAAGCGACAGGTGTCGTCCATGCCTTCAGTCCGATCTTAAAAAAATTGTACGGTAAAGACGAAGATGAGATGAAATCTGCATTGGAACGCCACATGCAGTTCTTCAACACAGAGCCTTCCTTTGGCGGTCCGATCTTAGCAATGACGATCGCGATGGAAGAAGAACGGGCGCTCGGTGCGGACATCAATGACCAAACCATCAACGGCTTGAAAACGGGGCTGATGGGACCGTTAGCCGGGATCGGCGATACGTTATGGCAAGGAACCTTGATCCCGATCCTGCTGTCCTTCACGTTGCCATTCGGCGCGGACGGGAACATTTTTATGGGACCCGTGATGTTCTTCGCGCTTCACTGGATCATTATGACAGTCATCGCCTACTTCCTATGGATTCAAGGGTATGAGCAAGGGAAGGAAGGGATTCAAAAGATGATGGCAGGCGGCCGCTTGTCCTACATCATGACCTTCTCGCAAACCTTAGGGGCGATCGTGATCGGCTCATTAGCAGCGAACTTCGTAAAAATCGCGACGCCACTGAGTATTCATTTGAGTGGGAAGGAAAACCTTTCGATCCAAACGGATGTACTGGATGCGCTGGTCAAGGGAATCTTGCCGCTGGGCGTGACCTTATTGACCTACTATTTATTGAAGCATAAAAAATACACACCAACCAAAGTATTAGTCATCCAAATCGTTGGCGGCGCGATCTTAGCCGCGATCGGCTTGATCGTAAACTCAATATAAGCTGGAAACGACGTTAGGAACATGATACACAGGTATCTGACGTCGTTTTTTCTGATGGCGGAAGAAGGAAAGGGCGAATAATTTTGAAAACAGCAGTGTTTTATGATGTGAAGAAATTGGTGGTGGAGGACACACCACTACCGGATCTTCCAAAGGATAAACTATTAATGAAGATCGATACCTGTGCTATCTGTACTTGGGAGCAGCGGGTCTATACGGGTGTCAAAAAAGTGGACTATCCTTTTATCGGCGGCCACGAAATCGCAGGCGAGATCTTTCAAGTAGGAGAAGCCGTCGAGGGGGATTGGAAGGCTGGCGACAAAGTAGTCTTTGGCACAAATCTGGCGTGCGGTCATTGCTACTATTGCCGTGTCGGAGAAGAGCAAAATTGCCTGAATTTCGACCACAGCAAACAACAGCCGGGCTTGCCTCACAAAGGAATGGGAGGCTTGTCTGAATATTTAGTCGTTGATCCGGCGAATATTTTCAGTTACCAGCACGTCCCAGCCGAAGAGGCGTCATTAACAGAGCCCCTGTCCTGTGTGCTCCACAGTGTCGAGACGGCAGAGGTTGATTTCGGGGACTACGTACTCGTCGTGGGTGCCGGAATCATGGGGATGCTCCATCTGCAATTGGCACAAAAAAGAGGGGCGATCGCGATCGTATCTGATCCAAATGAGGCGCGGTTGGAATTAGCGAAAACCTTGGGCGCGGCTCACGTGGTCAATCCCATCAAAGAAAACTTGACGGAGAAAGTCTTGGCTTATACGGAGAATCTGGGGGCGCAGATCATTTTTAACACCACGCCGATCTCAGGCTTGATCCCCGGGTTGTTGGAGAGTCTGTCGAACACGGGAACGATGATGCTCTATTCTTCCTATTATCCAGATGAGCCTGTGGGGATCGCCTTCGACCATATCCATAAAACCGGTCAGCAGATCAAAGGAACAGCGAATTCCAACAAGCGGGACTTTATTCGTGCCGCTCGTATGATCAGTCACGGTGTTGTGGATGTGAAGCCCTTTATTACGAAGATCTATCCGCTGAGTGAGATCGAAGCGGCTTTTGAGGAAGCGGTAAATACGGAAGCATTTCGGATCGTGATCGACTTTGAAGAAGAAAGAGAGGGCAAAGGATGTTAGTGACAGTCAAAGAATTGTTGGCAGAAGCAGAGGAGCAGCAGCGGGCAGTCGGCGCCTTCAACGTTCCCAATCTGGAAGCGGTGCGGGGCGTGATCCAAGCCGCGGAGATGCTGAAGGTCCCGGTGATCCTTCAGCATGCAGAGGTGCATGAATCCCTCATTTCGATCGAAGAGATCGGCCCGGTGATGGTCCATTTCGCAAAAGAAGCGTCAGTTCCCGTGGCTGTGCATCTGGATCACGGATCGAGTCTTGCCGAATGCATCAAAGCGATCCGTTTGGGCTTCACCTCGATCATGTACGATGCCTCGTTGAAGGACTACGAGACAAATGTAAAGGAATCGTCTGAACTTGTCCGTATCGCCCACAGCGTCAATGTGTCTGTCGAAGCGGAGCTGGGGGAGATGACGAATTCGACCGTGGGCAGTGGAGAAGGGCGCGCGTCAGAAGAAGGCGCGATCGGCAATCAAGACCTGTTCACCAACCCGCAGCAGGCCCAAGACTTTGTTGAAGCGACAGGCGTGGATAGCTTGGCGATCTCCTTCGGCACCGTCCACGGAAAATATTTCGCAGAGCCGAATCTAGATTTTGACCGCATCGCGGCGATCCGTGCAACAACTGGGAATCGCCCTCTGGTCATGCATGGCGGTTCAGGTGTGTCTGAGGAAGACTACAAACAGGCGATCGCTGCCGGCATTCGCAAGATCAATTATTATACCTATATGAATCTTGCCGCTGGTCAAGCGCTGCAACGGGCGATCGAAGAGCAGCCAAAAGAAGAACTCTTTTTTGATGAATTTTCTTTGGCTGCCACTGCCGCGATCAAAGAAAATGTAGCCAAGACCTTACGAATATTCAACCGTTTATAAGCGATGTAACTCCGACTGTTGGAGAGGACAGTCGGAGTTTTTTTGTTATTGCCTCATAACAGCAGTCTGGGGATTTCTTTTCTACTTTTTACTATAAAAATTGTTACTATATATAGAAGAAGGAAGAATGTATAGTCCATAAAGAGAGGAATAATATGATCACAAATATTGAAGAACTGTATGAAGCGTTTCGTCAAGTGATGGAAAATAAGCGTTGGTGGAATACCGACAATAAGTGGGAAATTCTATTTGGAGCGATCTTAGTCCAGAATACGAATTGGCGGAATGTGGATTACGCCTTAATCAATCTAGAGGAAGCAACACAGTTTTTACCAGAAAAAGTTTTAGCGCTGGAGCTGAATGAATTACAGGATTTGATCCGACCGAGCGGCTTCTA
It encodes the following:
- a CDS encoding SpaA isopeptide-forming pilin-related protein — its product is MKKKLVVVGLVMLLVLQILSPTFAYAQGTTESTTQSTKKESLSSAVKPPAASTSTAATSATTATTTTSSSKDQTADGNSTGSSAEATTASTTKEAAKKQARAAIADNIFSSVKMYKINGDEVKPNDTLPDMTGIKLALKFSFSNKNYQTGDTFTTQLPAQVAIAKDLSGDFSPMTSAKWTIDAATKKLTITFLEDNVSSEVYDLTLTTSLEKVNGIDEENQKVVFDTAPTPTTFSIDVTSSVDPGKNTTALTMDTLNPKKAMITSAFNLDRTDNNDRMYQVEGYNYGSKMSFESVNVYSSDVDFNGTLVGSKTLLTKDVDYTITYKNADSNRPVAEIKLLKSIGKKAVIAESVVSGIDGNNYVDESVAGNEYNYFYAYSYTNENGTQLNYTNASKAFVTLQPLEAKGKINPDTGNIDWEINYNFNEQPLTTSSQLLANLKDQGVELVDGSISIEKVKFNYTSENNYEVVSEGEGTSDFTITPDGKDSLSFTPKSATTQAYIVRYSTKITDPTERVIKNKVTNGTVTKEAQVSLIPNLLSKEAGTIDIFNRTMEWKITVNAEKYKMTNPVVHDYFIGAVKDYTGLTISKKISDTESVPLVENVDYKVTKFDENGSPVGAQPNVNGAPDSFNGGVRIDFLGDYNELKDTLVITIKTKIETSAEKTEIKNKATLNYGNSPGVIEYDAKGTFTDPYYTGGAKLAQTASTSGDYLYQNWLVFVNSTGANFNLTKMQDSLPAGTELVPGSLRFEEVTSQSMIDNIQRYLGTDYNLVPENSDAYPTKIDTVNNQVNLEFGNLGAKRVYVKYRTRVKRDWYVYNRLDNVAKVTYDDKTPAEYKASVYAYNYEYALLKSVAKDPVKENVANWTVTTRNITAGMPVQDPEITDTLTPGTTNAAYDPTSFVVTTATGEKISTDHYRLSFTGNTFKIAFSDYKAESNIQVKYNTVSEFPGGVKNNSQVNSSSYGALNAYYRQANTAVNLSFTNGSGTGVVKTADLDVLKVNEKDEGLAGATFEILKEDGTETGLKADTDAEGKLSFTGLPLGEYLLKESKAPNGYEINPEYKDGKAITLTENMAAIKVVNKETVANSVELTKTDEQTKDVLAGAKFRLEKADGTVISENHETGTDGRFTVKDLTIGDYQLVETEAPTGYALNKTPVTFSITERQGQVVNVTKTNTLSTGSVILTKVDEQSKETLKGATFQLQDKDGKTLQADLITDGNGKLEVADLAPGDYQFVETQAPTGYEKDASPLEFTITKAQSKAAEVEKTNAKTPVKPGSITLTKTDEKTGEALSGATFELKNEKGTVLESDLVTDKSGKIVLETQAPGTYQLVETEAPTGYVKDTTPVTFTVKDQAETIELKKTNKAIVTGAVILEKIDEATKQPLPGAEFELQTQEGKTIKTDTMSTDDNGRLAVEKLAPGKYQFVETKAPAGYQLDAKPVTFTIKADQTSPVYVTKTNKGKTIDGLTCTVALRKIDSKTGEGLADATFALQDQRGNVLKENLKTDKTGTLVVSDLEPGKYQLAETEAPKGYILNTKPVTFQLTTAKKRVVTVRKENVKKRTSAKEKEKGGTQTSDTNKSHTTYGSNYSGRNHTYLPKTGEQKSMILVIMGVVVLLLLAGIVYIKRKK
- a CDS encoding DNA-3-methyladenine glycosylase I, producing the protein MKKSQWYSDQWGKPTHDDRLLFLLLTVGVFQAGLSWQAAAGKRTVFERNFCGMDFRKVAAFFPEDVEQIAKDPEMIRNHRKIKAVVQNARAIVGLLDDYDSFAAYLWDFVGGVPILHTYEMSDEVPNTLPEATVIAKDMKKRGFTFVGPVVTCMFLKAAGIIQDQVMA
- a CDS encoding DeoR/GlpR family DNA-binding transcription regulator, encoding MLTGERRIKLLETIEKKQFISVSQLSELFKVHETTIRRDLDELEAQGSVVRIHGGVVPASIKQDEPAFEDRATENMLEKTRIGKYATNYINSGEAIILDSGTTTLQIARTLNEMPQLQDITIITNDVNIASVLRSNRNITTIVTGGTLFHDSFMLNGQIANDSLKQLSVDKVFIATPALNVEKGLTHFNELLITTKKNMIDASAKKIVVTDHTKIGRRALYTFLPLDQIDLLITDDQTDKKLMDEMYKNGIKRIESI